Part of the Pseudomonadota bacterium genome, AAATCCGGGAGATCCGGCTTTCCGAACGCAAGTTCTACCAGAAGATCACCGACATCTACGCCATCTCGCTCGATTACGACCCCACCGCCACCGCCACCAAGCGGTTTTTTGCCGCCGTGCAGAACAAGATGCACTACACCATCCACGGCCAGACGGCGGCGGAAGTCATTGTGGACCGCGCCGATCACCGCAAGGACAACATGGGCCTGACCCATTGGGAAGGCGCACCCCACGGGAAAATCCATCGATACGATGTCGCCATCGCCAAGAACTATCTCTCCGAGTTCGAACTGGCGCAGATGCAGCGCATCGTCTCCGCCTACCTCGACATGGCCGAGCTTCAGGCCATGCGCAAAATCCCCATGACCATGGAAGACTGGGAAAAACGGCTGGCGGGCTTCCTGAAACTCTGGGACCGGGAGATTCTGCAGGACGCTGGAAAGGTTTCGGCCGAGCTGGCCAAGACCCAGGCCGAGAGCGAATACGAAAAATACCGCATCGTGCAGGACCGGTTGTTTGAAAGCGATTTTGACCGAATAGTGAAGCAGATCAAATCCGCCGGAGAGAAAAAAACGGAGGAAGAATAAGACGGTCCACTTGGGGACTGACTTGAGGGGTGACTTGGGGGGTGAGCTTGCGACAAACTCGCGATACGGCTTGCGACACGCCCTGGCTCAGCGATCAAGTCCCGACCAAGTAACCGATTAAGTAGTTCGCGCCTCCATTTCCAGCAGAAACCACCAGACCGGCACCACCTGGATAATGCCGAAACCCACGGGGATGGTTTCATCGGTACGCCAGGTGACGATGGTCCCCTCCGCCACCGCCAGCTCGACCATGGCTTCGGAGAGGGAACGCACTTCGCTCTGCTTGACGCGGGGATCGGCCAGCGAGGCGCAGACCTGGACCAGCATTGCTGTTCGTTCTTGTCCCGGCGCTGACGGTAGCAGCGCGACAAGGCCCACCTCCCGGCCCGTTTTGGTCTTGTGGTAGAAGATCTCCGGCGTCACCCGGCGTAGCGCGGTGAACACCAGATTCTCCAGCAGGCTGTCGCGGTTGGTGAGAATGCCCGAGCTGACCGAGGTTACCAGGGCGTGGTCGATGCAATATGCCTTACGAGGATTGACGCTGATCCGGGTCGGCGAGCTGGAAAAGATGTTCACGCTGAACAGCAGCCCGACGTCCTCGAACGCGACGAGCCAATCGACCACCGAGCTTTTGCGCACCCGGTGACCGAGGGATTTCAGATAATCGGTCAGGTGGCTGACGGCATAGAAGGAGACGAGGAAATTGGAGCGCGTTTTTCGGTATCCAGCCGGACTGCAAACCCGTTACCCTCGTCCGGTGCTGGGAAATCGGGGGCGAAAATCGTTTCCTTTGTCATGAACCGCCGCCAGATGTCAGCGAGCAATATTTCTGATGTTACATCAATAACTTATTGGGCAAGTCAAGGGTGAAGACTGTTTTGCGCCAGGTCGACGCACCCTCCACCAAAAGCCCCCGCAGAACACAGTCACCAAACCAGAGATGCGTGGATCCAGCCCTGATCGCCGTCTTCATGGACAACCTGCAACCACCGCCCCTGACGTTTGATAACCTTCAAGCAAACCTCCCGGTCGACAATAAAGATTACCTGGCTGTTGATAGAGGGACCGGAACGGACATTACAGTTCTCTTTCAGGCTGATCACCGTAACCGTTTTATCGAGCAGATCCTTATATAGCCAGCCCCGATCGCCTTCAAAATCGCGGCAGAGATACCAGTCTCCTTTTTTTTCCAGCACCTCGAAAGGATGAAATTTTGTCACCTGCCAGGCAATTTCCGAATTAATATCGGCTTGCGTCCGGACATTGGCCAGAGAAACCTTGACCGCCATCCTTTCCGCCGCACTCACCGGGACAGCCTTCAAACTAAGTAATGCCAATATCAGCAGTAAAGACAACCTAAAAAAAAACGAACAACGTGGCCCAAAAAACAACTTCATTGCAATTCCAACCCATTTCTCTGGTTTATGCATTATGGTTTCAAGTGACCCTGAGAGGAGGGCCTACTTCAATTTTTTTTGTAAATCATGGCTCTTACCGATACTCAGGCAAGCATCACACACATCTCCACCATCTCATCTGGAAGCAACAGGGAAGCGGTCGCAAGGGTTGACAGGGTTGCCGCCAGACTGCGTAGAACGATATCAAAATCATCCATACTTCGAATATCATCTTCGCTGCCAAGTTGCCGCCTGACATCCTCGGCGACTTCAGTTATCGCCAGAACCGCGGCCTTTAAGTGAGCTGTTTTGTCCATGAGTATATTCATGCCTGTCTGAGCGGGCACCAGACAACAAGTAAATCAGACGAAATTCATTGACGAAAAGTTAAACCCGCCAACCCGCATCTTAAAAAAACAAAATCCTCTCGCCTCAAGTTTTTGGAAAGGGAATACTAACCAAGTGAGCCACCTGAGTCAAGCCTTTTTCCGCCTTTTTTCAGCGAACTTTAGTTCGAGTGAAAAGTTCATTTCCGGGGTTCGGGCAATTGATTATTTACTGAAATGTAATTCATGACCAATCCAACCATAAACCATTAAAATCATTGAATACCAATAATTATCATTCGTTCAGGGAAAATCTCCCGAGGGGGCGAGGGTCTCTTCCAGACAGCCCGCTGTCCCGCAGCTTACTCTCACTCGGAAGACCGCGAAGCAGTCTGATGGCGCGATTCAGCCTGCCCGGTTATTATGGTGACAGGACCTGATTTTCGCATCCGCTTTTGCAGAAAAAGCACTCGGCAAACCTTCACCATCGAAACAGTTTGACTTTCCTGCCGGATTTTAGGACAATTCAGATAGTCGCAGGACAACCACCGACCGGCCTTAAAGGAGGGGGGGGGAATGAGCACGCAACTGTCTTTCACAAAATTCGAGAACGAATTACTGCCTGAGTTCCGCAACAAGATCAACCTGGTCGAATCCGAGGAAGATGTGAAAAAATTTTTTGTCTACACGGTGCAAAATCTCTTCACCAGGGTCTTTTCCAAAAAAAACAACTACTCCTACGCTGACATCGCCCTGGACCCGGGAACCGAGAACGGGTTCGTCCTGGGCACCACCCTGACCGCAACCACCGATTTCAAGGCGCTCTGGGAAAACTCCGACCTGCCCAACATCGTTGGCCGCCTGGCAAAGAACGCGGTCAAACGCTGTCTGCACCTGGAAAAACATCCCGAAAAAACCGAAGCCAAGATCAGAATGTAAAACCGCGGAGGAAAACCGGCGGCGCGCCTACTCCCCGGCTTCGTCATGCTGGTCGAATCTCTACAAGGCAGTGGCATATTGCAACAGGGTGGTCTCGACCCGGCCATTGATGGAATCAGCCGGAAAGAGCCCCTGTCCATCCGCCTCACCGGCCAGAAGGCCGGTGAACAATTCCATGGCCTCGTCCACCTTCTGCACGGCGGTTACCGAGAAGGTCCCGGCCGCGATGGCCGCCACCACCTCCTGCTTGAGCATGAGGTGACGCACATTGCTGGCCGGAATGATGCCCCCTTGGCTGCCGGTCAGACCGCGCTCCCGACAGAGATCAAAAAATCCTTCGATCTTTTCATTGACCCCACCGATGGCCTGAACTTCGCCCCGCTGGCTCACCGCACCGGTAAGGGCCAGATCCTGACGCAGGCAAATCCCGGCCAAGGCCGAGAGCAAGGCGCAGAGCTCGGCGCAGGAGGCGCTGTCGCCCTCAACTCCGCTGTAGGACTATTCGAAAGCCAGGCTGGCCTGCAGGGTCAAGGGAATAAGTCGGGCATAACGGGCCGCGAGAAAGGAGGAAAGGATCATCACCCCTTTGGAATGAATCGGGCCGCCCAGCTCCACCTCACGTTCGATGTCAACCATCTTGGCCCGGCCCGGCCGGGTCAGAGCGGTGATTCTGGTGGGGCAGCCAAAAGCATCGCGGCCCACCTGCAAGACCGACAGGCCGTTGACCTGTCCCGCCTTGCCGCCCTGGGTCTCGATATGACGGATGCCGGTGGCCATCGAGGCAAAGATTCGGTCCCGAATGCGACCACCCCGTTCTCTGGCCGCCAGCAGAGCCGCCTCCAGATCATCTATTTCAATCTGTTTTTTGTCCGCCTTGCGGGCAAAATAGTCAGCATCCTGCATCAAGTCGACCAGGTCGCGGACGCGCAACGACAACTTAAGACTGTCGCCGGCATCACGCGAGGCCTGTTCGATAATCCTGGCCACGGCATCGGCATGGAGGGGCAGAAGCTCATGGTCCTGGGCCAGACTGGCGATCAGGCTGGAATAGAGAGCAAGATTGTCTTCACTGCGCTCCATATCGTTTTCAAAATCGGCCTGCACCTTAAAAAGAGCGGCAAACTCCGGGTCATAGGCATTGAGCAGGTAATAAACCTGAGGCTCTCCCACCAGAACCACCTTGACATCCAGGTCGATGGGCTCCGGTTCCAGGGCGGTGGTGCCCATCAGGCCGAGAAGGCGCTCCACCGGCTCGATATGCACCTTTCGGGAGCGCAGGGTGCGTTTTAAGCCTTCATAGGCAACTGGCTGCATGAGCAGACGCCGGGCATCGACA contains:
- a CDS encoding cell filamentation protein Fic produces the protein VEMRYEDENIWLTQKMMATLYDVSVPAINQHLKRIFADNELEEGAVIKQYLTTAADGKNYQVKHYNLQAIIAVGFKIENERAVQFRKWANQIVKDYTIQGWTMDVERLKRGGNLTDEFFERQLEKIREIRLSERKFYQKITDIYAISLDYDPTATATKRFFAAVQNKMHYTIHGQTAAEVIVDRADHRKDNMGLTHWEGAPHGKIHRYDVAIAKNYLSEFELAQMQRIVSAYLDMAELQAMRKIPMTMEDWEKRLAGFLKLWDREILQDAGKVSAELAKTQAESEYEKYRIVQDRLFESDFDRIVKQIKSAGEKKTEEE